One region of Triticum aestivum cultivar Chinese Spring chromosome 6B, IWGSC CS RefSeq v2.1, whole genome shotgun sequence genomic DNA includes:
- the LOC123133447 gene encoding uncharacterized protein — MSTQDGEMSATLHHRPRSPLEDEDLLPEILLRLPPQPSSLPRASAVCKRWLRLVSNRGFLRRYRRHHRRSPPLLGFFRNDLRGISYTPAMEAPDLVPADRFSVHLHDAGCRFRLLSCRHGLVLISHSLRNQVLVWDPVTGDQHRIAAPLGFDMNSTPMDGAVLRAAAGRAFHLLAAPWG, encoded by the coding sequence atgAGCACGCAGGACGGCGAGATGTCGGCCACCCTCCACCACCGCCCCCGCTCGCCGCTGGAAGACGAGGATCTGCTCcccgagatcctcctccgcctcccgccgcagcCGTCCTCTCTCCCCCGCGCCTCCGCCGTCTGCAAGCGCTGGCTCCGCCTCGTCTCCAACCGCGGCTTCCTCCGCCGCTACCGTCGACACCACCGCCGCAGCCCTCCCCTCCTCGGTTTCTTCCGCAACGACCTGCGAGGTATCTCCTACACGCCTGCCATGGAGGCCCCCGATCTTGTTCCCGCCGACCGCTTCTCCGTGCATCTCCACGACGCCGGCTGCCGCTTCCGTCTCCTCAGCTGCCGCCACGGCCTCGTGCTCATCTCCCACTCGTTGCGGAACCAGGTCCTGGTGTGGGACCCCGTCACCGGCGACCAGCACCGCATTGCCGCTCCCCTGGGGTTCGACATGAACAGTACCCCGATGGACGGGGCGGTGCTTCGCGCTGCTGCTGGTCGGGCATTCCATTTACTGGCTGCTCCCTGGGGATGA